CGGCGCTTGCCGGGATCATCCCCGCGCTGCTTGAGAGTTACGACGCGGCGGCCTGCGTCTCAATGCGCCGCAACATACTTTACGACTACCGGGAGAGATGATAATGAACGTGATACTGCTGGGAGCGGGGCTCTCAAAACGCATGGGACGCCAGAAGCTGCTGCTCTCATTCGGAGATAGGAACGTCATTGAGACGGTGATAGAAAACCTGCGCGGCGCGGGACTTACGCGCATCTGCGCCGTGCTCTCGCGGGAGGTGGCCTCCGCGCTCGCTCCCATCGCAGGAACGCTGGAGGTCGGCATCAACGAAGAGCCGGAACGCGGACAGTCCAGCTCGCTGGCGATCGGGCTCGATATGCTGCCGGAGGGAGAGGACTTCTGCATCATGCTCGGAGACCTGCCGCTGGCGCGCGCGCAGGATATCGCGGCGCTCGCCAAACGTTTCGACGGGCTGCCGCCGGAAAAGAGCGTCCTCGCCCCCTGCCGCGGCGGCGTATTCGGCCACCCGATGTTTTACCGCTCCGTATGGCGCGAACGCTTTCGCGGCGCGAGCGGCGACGTCGGCGGTAAAAAAATCCTCATGCGCTACGAACCGGAGATCGAGCGCGTCTCGGTCCCAGATTCGCATTTCAAGGACATGGACACGCCGGAGGAGTATGAAAAGCGCCTGAAAGAGGCGTAAACCACCCGCATTCGCTAAAAGATAAAAACACAAATCAAAGAGCCGGTCGCCGTGATGTTTTCGTCGGTCGGCTCTTGTGTTATGTCTGTATGCCTAAATCCGTCCCGAAAGCCATTATTACACTCTTGAAGAGAGCGCCCCGACAGCGCGCGAAAATTCTAAAAAAACAGGTCACAAACATTAAAGAGACACGGTAAAACACACGAAATGCTTTTACATTATTTTGGTTTTATACAAAAATCCACGAAAAAATTGCCTTTTACTCAAATTTTTTCTTTAATTGTAAACTGGTTATTTCTACGGGATAAAAATAGGCATATTCTGCTTGGCGTAAAAAATAACCGGATATTATTTTTGTCGGCAACACCCAAAGGAGGAGGCGGATCACAAAAATTTAATTTGTCAAACGGGTAAAAACAGATCAAGAAACCTTGATAAAACAGGTTTCGTGTTTGTAAAAACGGTATTCGCGGTAACAAAGTTATCCTTCTGTCAACCTATGAGACATTTATGACGCGGGCAAGCGGAATCACAAAACTGCTCCGCAGAGGTAAACGGCCGGATACGTCATAAATTACGCTGGCGCCGATATTTTGAATCGGCGGGGAGCGAACTCTGATTTCGTCTGAAAATCAGGGCCACCTCCGGCGTGTCCTTAAACCTGGACCGCCATGCGGTGCGGCCATATCTCCCGTTATATACGCCATTTCTGAATCATCA
The sequence above is a segment of the Cloacibacillus sp. genome. Coding sequences within it:
- a CDS encoding nucleotidyltransferase family protein, whose amino-acid sequence is MNVILLGAGLSKRMGRQKLLLSFGDRNVIETVIENLRGAGLTRICAVLSREVASALAPIAGTLEVGINEEPERGQSSSLAIGLDMLPEGEDFCIMLGDLPLARAQDIAALAKRFDGLPPEKSVLAPCRGGVFGHPMFYRSVWRERFRGASGDVGGKKILMRYEPEIERVSVPDSHFKDMDTPEEYEKRLKEA